The Thermocrinis ruber genome has a window encoding:
- a CDS encoding type II toxin-antitoxin system HicB family antitoxin: MRTFTVIIEKDKEGYFVGEVVELPGCHTQAKSLDELMERIKEAIELYLDVQGEALEKELEFVGIQEITI; this comes from the coding sequence ATGAGGACGTTTACTGTAATAATTGAAAAGGATAAAGAAGGTTACTTTGTAGGAGAAGTTGTTGAACTACCGGGTTGTCACACCCAAGCTAAGTCCCTGGATGAACTAATGGAAAGGATTAAAGAAGCTATTGAACTCTATCTAGATGTTCAGGGGGAAGCACTGGAGAAAGAACTTGAGTTCGTTGGAATTCAAGAGATTACTATATGA